From a single Egibacteraceae bacterium genomic region:
- a CDS encoding glycosyltransferase, whose translation MSNTELVVFSHLRWTFVWQRPQQLISRLAADRKVFFVEEMTRGDVDAPVLRHEQAGPVTRVWMEVPFGEPGEPVGFDLAGQSGYGEAVAELVGPSEGRVAWLYTPLALDMARAVEPALLVYDVMDDLASFKGASPQLVLRQRQTLAGADIVFTGGRSLHRTVTRHRTPGVHLFPSGVETQHYATARQRQPRTGSRPVAGYVGVVDERLDLVLVADLAAALPDWEIRMVGPVAKIDPSSLPQAPNLSWLGSRRYEELPEVMAGFDVALMPFALNDATRSISPTKTLEYLAAGLPVISTRVPDVVADCSELVDLCDDGPAFAEGCARVLGHDRLERYGRAARLLHDRSWDTIAARMNGLIGAGLERFSSPARASGR comes from the coding sequence ATGTCCAACACTGAGCTCGTCGTCTTCTCCCACCTGCGCTGGACCTTCGTCTGGCAGCGGCCGCAGCAGCTGATCTCCCGCCTCGCCGCGGACCGCAAAGTCTTCTTCGTCGAGGAGATGACGCGCGGCGACGTCGACGCCCCGGTGCTCCGCCACGAGCAGGCGGGGCCCGTCACCCGCGTGTGGATGGAGGTCCCGTTCGGCGAACCGGGCGAGCCCGTGGGGTTCGACCTCGCCGGCCAGAGCGGCTACGGCGAGGCGGTCGCCGAGCTCGTCGGCCCGTCAGAGGGCCGTGTGGCCTGGCTCTACACGCCCCTCGCCCTCGACATGGCGCGTGCGGTGGAGCCCGCACTGCTCGTCTACGACGTCATGGACGACCTCGCGTCGTTCAAGGGCGCCTCCCCCCAGCTCGTCCTGCGCCAGCGCCAGACACTCGCGGGAGCGGACATCGTCTTCACGGGTGGCCGGTCGCTGCACCGGACCGTGACGCGCCACCGCACGCCGGGCGTGCACCTGTTCCCCTCCGGGGTGGAGACGCAGCACTACGCGACGGCGCGGCAGCGCCAGCCGCGCACCGGCTCCCGACCCGTCGCCGGCTACGTCGGCGTGGTCGACGAGCGCCTCGACCTGGTGCTCGTCGCCGACCTCGCCGCGGCGCTGCCCGACTGGGAGATCCGCATGGTCGGACCGGTCGCGAAGATCGACCCCTCGTCGCTGCCGCAGGCGCCCAACCTCTCATGGCTCGGCTCCCGCCGCTACGAGGAGCTGCCGGAGGTGATGGCGGGGTTCGACGTCGCGCTCATGCCCTTCGCCCTGAACGACGCGACCCGGTCGATCAGCCCGACGAAGACGCTCGAGTACCTCGCCGCCGGCCTGCCGGTCATCTCCACCCGCGTGCCCGACGTCGTGGCGGACTGCTCGGAGCTCGTCGACCTCTGCGACGACGGGCCGGCGTTCGCCGAGGGCTGCGCCCGGGTCCTCGGTCACGACCGGTTGGAGCGCTACGGGCGCGCGGCCCGGCTGCTCCACGACCGCAGCTGGGACACGATCGCGGCGCGGATGAACGGTCTCATCGGCGCCGGCCTCGAGCGGTTCAGCTCCCCAGCCCGAGCGAGCGGGCGATGA